The genomic interval CCCAGATGAACTTCGAGACCAAGGCCGAGGCGCAGGCCGAAAACTTCCAGAAAATGGCCATGGCCATGGCCCGCGACATTCGCGTGATTCTGGTCAAGCTGGCCGACCGCCTGCACAACATGCGCACCCTGGAAGTGCTGTCCGGCGAAAAACGCCGGCGCATTGCCAAGGAAACCCTCGAAATCTACGCCCCTATCGCCAATCGCCTGGGGATGCACACCGTGCGCGTGGAGTTCGAGGACCTGGGTTTCAAGGCCATGCACCCAATGCGCTCGTCGCTGATTCACCGGGCGGTGAAAAGCGCACGCGGCAACCGTAAAGAGATCGTCGCCAAGATCGAACACTCGCTGGCCAACTGCCTGGCTGCCGACGGCATCGAAGGCGAGGTCAGCGGCCGGCAGAAACACCTCTATGGCATCTACAAGAAGATGCGCGGCAAGCGCCGTGCCTTCAACGAGATCATGGACGTGTATGCCTTCCGCATCATCGTCGACAAGGTCGACACCTGCTACCGCGTGCTCGGCGCCGTGCATAACCTGTACAAGCCGCTGCCTGGTCGCTTCAAGGATTACATCGCGATCCCCAAGGCCAACGGCTACCAGTCGTTGCACACCACGTTGTTCGGCATGCACGGCGTGCCCATCGAAATCCAGATCCGCACCCGCGAAATGGAAGAGATGGCCAACAACGGCATCGCCGCGCACTGGCTGTACAAGTCCAACGACGACGAGCAGCCCAAGGGCAGCCATGCCCGCGCGCGGCAGTGGGTCAAGGGTATCCTCGAGTTGCAGCAACGTGCCGGCAACTCACTGGAATTCATCGAGAGCGTGAAGATCGACCTGTTCCCGGACGAGGTCTACGTGTTCACGCCCAAAGGCCGCATCATGGAGCTGCCCAAAGGCTCCACGGCGGTGGACTTCGCCTACGCGGTACACACCGACGTCGGCAACAGCTGCATCGCCTGCCGCATCAACCGCCGCCTGGCGCCGCTGTCCGAACCGCTGCAAAGCGGCTCGACGGTGGAAATCGTCAGCGCCCCCGGCGCTCGGCCGAACCCGGCCTGGCTCAACTTCGTGGTGACCGGCAAGGCGCGTACGCACATCCGTCACGCCCTGAAGCAACAGCGCCGCTCCGAGTCCATCAGCCTGGGCGAGCGCCTGCTGAACAAGGTACTCACCGGCTTTGACAGCAGCCTGGATAAAATCCCCCAGGAGCGCATCCAGGCGATTCTCGCCGAGTACCGCCTGGAACTGATCGAAGACCTGCTCGAAGACATCGGCCTGGGCAACCGCATGGCCTACGTAGTCGCACGCCGCCTGCTGTCGGCTGACGGCGAGCAGTTGCCTGCGCCGGAAGGCCCGTTGGCGATCCGTGGCACCGAAGGCCTGGTGCTGAGCTACGCCAAATGCTGCACGCCAATCCCTGGCGACCCGATCGTCGGCCACCTGTCGGCCGGCAAGGGCATGGTCGTGCACCTGGAAAATTGCCGCAACATCAGTGAAATCCGCCACAACCCGGAAAAATGCGTGCAGCTTTCCTGGGCCAAGGACATCACCGGTGAGTTCAATGTCGAACTGCGTGTCGAACTGGAGCACCAGCGCGGCCTTATTGCCCTGCTGGCCAGCAGCGTCAACGCCGCCGACGGCAACATCGAGAAGATCAGCATGGACGAACGCGATGGCCGTATCAGCGTGGTCCAACTGGTGGTCAGCGTGCACGACCGTGTGCACCTGGCGCGTGTGATCAAGAAGCTGCGTACCCTGACCGGCGTGGTCCGCATCACCCGCATGCGTACGTAGTCCGCCAACCGCAAGGAGTCATCATGAGCAAGACCGTCATCACGAGCGACAAGGCCCCTGCCGCCATCGGCACCTACTCGCAGGCGATCAAGGCCGGCAACACGGTGTACATGTCGGGCCAGATCCCGCTGGACCCGAAGACCATGGAACTGGTCGAAGGCTTCGAAGCCCAGACCGTGCAGGTATTCGAGAACCTCAAGTCCGTGGCTGAAGCCGCTGGCGGTTCGTTCAAGGACATCGTCAAGCTGAACATCTTCCTCACCGACCTGAGCCACTTCGCCAAGGTCAACGAGGTGATGGGCCGCTACTTCGAGCAACCCTACCCGGCCCGTGCCGCCATCGGCGTTGCCGCGCTGCCGAAAGGTGCCCAGGTCGAAATGGACGCCATCCTGGTCATCGAGTGATGCCCCGGTGACGGGCGCCCTGCCCGTCACTCCTCCTTTTGCAAGGTTACCCCGTCATGCGTCAAGCACTGCCCATCGCGCTGGCAGCCCTGCTACTGGGCGGCTGCGCCAGCCACAAACCCGAAGATTTCAACGGCACCTGGATCAACCAGGAGGCCATCACTGCAGCGGTCAAGGGCGGCAGCCTGCGCCAAGCGCTGAATGAACACGGCCCCGTGTTCGAATGGAAGCTCGACGTTGCCAGCCAGCAGGCCAGCTACAGCAATGGTTTCGAGGCCGCTGATGGCCAGCTGAGCAGCAACGAAAAGCAATGGCAGGCCAGCTTCGAGGGCGGCCAGACCGAGCAGCTGTCGCTCGACGGTGACGAGCTGCAAGCCGTCGACCAGCGTGGCGCCAAGCAGACCTTCGTGCGTGCCAAGGCGCCGGCAACTGCCAATGCGCCGCTGGGCAGCAGCTTCGAGAAAGCGCTGTACCAGGCCTACCTGGGCGGCAACTGGAAGGTGGTCGAAGGTGAGGGCAAAGGTGCCAGCGTGCGCTTCAGCGACACCGGCAACGTCACCGGCCTGCCGGGGCCGGACCGTTTTGCCCTGTGCCTGGCAGGTGACTGCGCGACCATGGGCGGCAGCAATGACAGCCTGTGGCTGGAGCGTAACCAGCGTGGTGCACCGTTCATCATCAAGCGAACTGGCGACAAGCTGGAGATTTTCCAGGCAGTGAACCGTGCGCAACCGGATGAAATGCCGGAACTGGCCGCGGGCAAGCGCCAGTGGGTGCTGGAGCAGAACTGAATCCTGCTGCATTTGCACTGAATGCACTGGCCTCTTCGCGGGTAATCACTGTCTCCAGGCCTTGTGATATCCCTGTGGGAGCAGGTTTACCCGCGAAGAGGCCGGTAAATTCAACGCCCTCCTTTCAGGATGGCTGCATACCCTTCCTTGTAGCTTGGGTACTCCGGTGCCCAGCCCAGCGCCCGGGCCCGGGCGTTGCTGCAGCGCTTGCTGCCAGTACGCCGAACCCGCTGCTCATCGGACCACTCGGTAACCCCCATGTATGCCCGCAGCCAGGCCACCACGTCGGCCAGGGGCGCCGGGTCGTCATCAACGCCAATGTAGTAGTCGTCCAGCACCTTGCCATCCGCATCGGCCTGCAGCAGAAACGCCAACAGGCTGGCGGCATCTTCGGCATGAATGCGGTTGCCATACAGCGGCGGCTCTTCGGCCACACGGTAACCCTGGCGCACCTGGCTCAACAGCCACTCGCGGCCTGGGCCATAGATGCCGGTCAGGCGCACCACGCTCGCCGGGATACCACTGGCCAGCGCCAGCCGTTCAGCCTCCAGCATCACACGCCCGGAATAACCTTCGGGCTCTGTGGCTGCGCCTTCCTCGACCCACTCGCCGTCCTTCTGCGCATACACGCTGCTGCTGGAGACGAACAACAGGCGACGGGGGCGCTGGCCTCGCTCGGCCAGCCAGGCCAGCACATGGCGCAAGCCATCCACATAAGCCGCCTGGTAACCGGCCTCGTCGTGCTGGCTGGCCGCCACGCAGTACACCAGATAATCCAGCGTGCCCTGTGGCCAGGCTTGCGGGATCGACGGTTCGGCCAGGTCCGCGGCAACCGGTTGAACGCCCGCAGGCAGCTGCCCGACAGCGCGGCGCAAGCCGCTTACCTGCCAGCCTTTACCCAGCATTTGCAGGGCCAGACGCCCACCTACATCACCACAACCCACCACCATCACGGAAAGGTCTGACATCTCTGAACTCCCTAGACCAATTGATCAGCCCACCCACGCTACACGATGGATGGCTAGACCATAGGCGAAAAAAGCAACAAGATTACTTTTGTTAACAAGAATTACTTGCAATAATGGCCGCCAATTTGTTCTCGGCCTACCTCGAGGCCTTGGAGAACGCTCACTTTATTTCTTCATCAGGTCCGGCCAGCATGACACGTATTCAACCTTCCGCTTCGCCAACCCCGTCGCGCGCCTGGCGCGCCATCGCCGCGCTGACACTCAGCCTGGTGCTGGCCCCGGTGGCCATGGCCGATGAGCCAACCGCCAACGCCGCCGCGCCTGCTGCTGCCACTGCCCCGGCCGCACCTGCTGCTGCCCCGGCTGCCGATGCGCAGGCTCCTGCTGCCAACGCTGCTGCTTCACCGGCTGCGGTAGACCCGAACGTTGAGGCCCTGGTTGAAGACACCTCGCTGGGCATGGCCCACGACCTGTCCCCATGGGGCATGTACAAAAACGCCGATATCGTGGTCAAGATCGTCATGATCGGCCTGGCCATCGCCTCCATCATTACCTGGACCATCTGGATCGCCAAAGGCTTCGAGCTGATGGGCGCCAAACGTCGCCTGCGTGGCGAAATCGCCCAGCTGAAGAAATCCACCACCCTGAAAGACGCGAGCGAAGTCTCCAACAAGGAAGGTACCCTGGCCCATACCCTGGTCCACGATGCCCTCGAAGAGATGCGCCTGTCGGCCAACGCCCGCGAAAAAGAAGGTATCAAGGAACGCGTCAGCTTCCGTCTGGAGCGCCTGGTGCACGCCAGCGGCCGCACCATGAGCAGCGGCACCGGCGTGCTCGCCACCATCGGCTCCACCGCGCCTTTCGTCGGTCTGTTCGGTACCGTGTGGGGCATCATGAACAGCTTCATCGGCATCGCCAAGACCCAGACCACCAACCTGGCGGTGGTTGCCCCAGGTATCGCCGAAGCCCTGCTGGCCACCGCCCTGGGCCTGGTCGCTGCAATCCCGGCTGTGGTCATCTACAACGTCTTCGCCCGCTCCATCGCTGGCTACAAGGCCCAGGTGTCCGACGCCTCCGCTCAGGTACTGCTGCTGGTCAGCCGTGACCTGGACCACCAGGGCAGCGAGCGCGCCGCCCCGCACATGGTGAAAGTGGGGTAAGCCATGGGCCTGCATCTCAACGAAGGTGGCGACGACCTCGCCGAAAACCACGAAATCAACGTTACGCCGTTCATCGACGTGATGTTGGTGCTGCTGATCATCTTCATGGTCGCTGCCCCCTTGGCCACGGTCGACATCAAGGTCGACCTGCCGGCTTCAACCGCCAAGCCGGCGCCCAGGCCCGAGAAACCGG from Pseudomonas fortuita carries:
- a CDS encoding RidA family protein; its protein translation is MSKTVITSDKAPAAIGTYSQAIKAGNTVYMSGQIPLDPKTMELVEGFEAQTVQVFENLKSVAEAAGGSFKDIVKLNIFLTDLSHFAKVNEVMGRYFEQPYPARAAIGVAALPKGAQVEMDAILVIE
- the exbB gene encoding tonB-system energizer ExbB, which translates into the protein MTRIQPSASPTPSRAWRAIAALTLSLVLAPVAMADEPTANAAAPAAATAPAAPAAAPAADAQAPAANAAASPAAVDPNVEALVEDTSLGMAHDLSPWGMYKNADIVVKIVMIGLAIASIITWTIWIAKGFELMGAKRRLRGEIAQLKKSTTLKDASEVSNKEGTLAHTLVHDALEEMRLSANAREKEGIKERVSFRLERLVHASGRTMSSGTGVLATIGSTAPFVGLFGTVWGIMNSFIGIAKTQTTNLAVVAPGIAEALLATALGLVAAIPAVVIYNVFARSIAGYKAQVSDASAQVLLLVSRDLDHQGSERAAPHMVKVG
- a CDS encoding SDR family oxidoreductase, translated to MSDLSVMVVGCGDVGGRLALQMLGKGWQVSGLRRAVGQLPAGVQPVAADLAEPSIPQAWPQGTLDYLVYCVAASQHDEAGYQAAYVDGLRHVLAWLAERGQRPRRLLFVSSSSVYAQKDGEWVEEGAATEPEGYSGRVMLEAERLALASGIPASVVRLTGIYGPGREWLLSQVRQGYRVAEEPPLYGNRIHAEDAASLLAFLLQADADGKVLDDYYIGVDDDPAPLADVVAWLRAYMGVTEWSDEQRVRRTGSKRCSNARARALGWAPEYPSYKEGYAAILKGGR
- the spoT gene encoding bifunctional GTP diphosphokinase/guanosine-3',5'-bis pyrophosphate 3'-pyrophosphohydrolase, encoding MPGIEALAERLSTYLGPEQVNLVRRAYFYAEQAHDGQRRRSGEPYVTHPLAVASILADMHMDHQSLMAAMLHDVIEDTGIAKEALSQQFGETVAELVDGVSKLTQMNFETKAEAQAENFQKMAMAMARDIRVILVKLADRLHNMRTLEVLSGEKRRRIAKETLEIYAPIANRLGMHTVRVEFEDLGFKAMHPMRSSLIHRAVKSARGNRKEIVAKIEHSLANCLAADGIEGEVSGRQKHLYGIYKKMRGKRRAFNEIMDVYAFRIIVDKVDTCYRVLGAVHNLYKPLPGRFKDYIAIPKANGYQSLHTTLFGMHGVPIEIQIRTREMEEMANNGIAAHWLYKSNDDEQPKGSHARARQWVKGILELQQRAGNSLEFIESVKIDLFPDEVYVFTPKGRIMELPKGSTAVDFAYAVHTDVGNSCIACRINRRLAPLSEPLQSGSTVEIVSAPGARPNPAWLNFVVTGKARTHIRHALKQQRRSESISLGERLLNKVLTGFDSSLDKIPQERIQAILAEYRLELIEDLLEDIGLGNRMAYVVARRLLSADGEQLPAPEGPLAIRGTEGLVLSYAKCCTPIPGDPIVGHLSAGKGMVVHLENCRNISEIRHNPEKCVQLSWAKDITGEFNVELRVELEHQRGLIALLASSVNAADGNIEKISMDERDGRISVVQLVVSVHDRVHLARVIKKLRTLTGVVRITRMRT